Proteins from a genomic interval of bacterium YEK0313:
- the groS gene encoding 10 kDa chaperonin: MKFRPLHDRVVVRRLESEEKTKGGIIIPDTAKEKPQEGEVIAVGPGGRDEAGKLVALDVKKGDKVLFGKWSGTEVKIDGVDLLIMKESDIMGVIGK; this comes from the coding sequence ATGAAGTTCCGTCCGCTGCACGACCGCGTGGTCGTTCGTCGCCTGGAGTCCGAAGAGAAGACCAAAGGCGGCATCATCATCCCGGACACCGCCAAGGAAAAGCCGCAGGAAGGCGAAGTGATCGCCGTCGGCCCGGGCGGCCGCGATGAGGCCGGCAAGCTGGTCGCACTCGACGTGAAGAAGGGCGACAAGGTGCTGTTCGGCAAGTGGTCGGGCACGGAAGTGAAGATCGACGGCGTCGACCTCCTGATCATGAAGGAGAGCGACATCATGGGCGTGATCGGCAAGTAA
- the groL7 gene encoding 60 kDa chaperonin 7, with product MAAKDVKFAQDAREKMLRGVDILAEAVKVTLGPKGRNVVIEKSFGAPRITKDGVTVAKEIELADKFENMGAQMVREVASKTNDLGGDGTTTATVLAQAIVREGAKYVAAGMNPMDLKRGVDTAVTEVVKTLEKSAKKVKSSAEVAQVGTISANGDKLIGDMIANAMQKVGNEGVITVEEAKSLDTEVDIVEGMQFDRGYLSPYFITNADKMIADLEDAYILIHEKKLTGLQAMLPVLESVVQTGKPLVIVAEDVEGEALATLVVNKLRGGLKVAAVKAPGFGDRRKAMLEDIAILTGGQVISEDLGIKLENVTLQMLGRAKKVLIEKEKTTVVDGAGKKKDIEGRIGQIKAQIEETTSDYDREKLQERLAKLAGGVAVIKVGGATEVEVKEKKDRVDDALNATRAAVLEGIVPGGGVALLRAKANVAKLKSENADVQAGINIVLKAIEAPIRQIVENAGVEGSIVVGKILENKSATYGFNAQAEEYVDMFDAGIVDPVKVVRTALQNAASVSSLLITTGAMIAEAPKKDAPAPAMPGGGGMGGMDF from the coding sequence ATGGCTGCCAAGGACGTGAAATTCGCCCAGGACGCCCGCGAGAAAATGCTGCGCGGCGTCGACATCCTCGCCGAAGCCGTCAAGGTGACGCTCGGCCCGAAGGGCCGCAACGTCGTCATCGAGAAGTCGTTCGGCGCCCCGCGCATCACCAAGGACGGCGTCACCGTCGCCAAGGAGATCGAGCTCGCCGACAAGTTCGAGAACATGGGCGCCCAGATGGTCCGTGAGGTCGCCTCCAAGACCAACGACCTCGGCGGCGACGGCACCACCACCGCCACCGTTCTCGCCCAGGCCATCGTCCGCGAAGGCGCCAAGTACGTCGCCGCCGGCATGAACCCGATGGATCTGAAGCGCGGCGTCGACACCGCGGTCACCGAGGTCGTCAAGACCCTCGAGAAGTCGGCCAAGAAGGTGAAGTCCTCGGCCGAAGTCGCCCAGGTCGGCACCATCTCGGCGAACGGCGACAAGCTGATCGGCGACATGATCGCCAACGCCATGCAGAAGGTCGGCAACGAGGGCGTCATCACGGTCGAGGAGGCCAAGAGCCTCGACACCGAGGTCGACATCGTCGAAGGTATGCAGTTCGACCGCGGCTATCTGTCGCCCTACTTCATCACCAATGCCGACAAGATGATCGCGGATCTCGAGGACGCCTACATCCTCATCCACGAGAAGAAGCTGACCGGCCTGCAGGCCATGCTGCCGGTGCTTGAATCGGTCGTTCAGACCGGCAAGCCGCTGGTGATCGTCGCCGAGGACGTGGAAGGCGAAGCCCTCGCCACCCTCGTCGTCAACAAGCTGCGCGGCGGCCTCAAGGTCGCGGCCGTGAAGGCTCCGGGCTTCGGTGATCGCCGCAAGGCGATGCTCGAGGACATCGCGATCCTCACCGGCGGCCAGGTCATCTCCGAAGACCTGGGCATCAAGCTCGAGAACGTCACCCTCCAGATGCTCGGCCGCGCCAAGAAGGTGCTGATCGAGAAGGAGAAGACGACGGTCGTCGACGGCGCCGGCAAGAAGAAGGACATCGAAGGCCGGATCGGCCAGATCAAGGCGCAGATCGAGGAGACCACCTCGGACTACGACCGCGAGAAGCTGCAGGAGCGCCTGGCCAAGCTCGCCGGCGGCGTTGCGGTGATCAAGGTCGGCGGCGCGACCGAAGTCGAGGTGAAGGAGAAGAAGGATCGCGTTGACGACGCGCTCAACGCCACCCGCGCGGCCGTGCTGGAAGGCATCGTCCCCGGCGGCGGCGTCGCTCTGCTCCGCGCCAAGGCCAATGTCGCCAAGCTGAAGTCGGAGAACGCCGACGTCCAGGCCGGCATCAACATCGTGCTCAAGGCGATCGAAGCGCCGATCCGTCAGATCGTCGAGAACGCCGGTGTCGAAGGCTCGATCGTCGTCGGCAAGATCCTGGAGAACAAGTCGGCCACCTACGGCTTCAACGCCCAGGCGGAAGAGTATGTCGACATGTTCGACGCCGGCATCGTCGATCCGGTGAAGGTCGTCCGCACCGCCCTGCAGAACGCCGCTTCGGTGTCCTCGCTGCTGATCACCACCGGCGCCATGATCGCCGAGGCTCCGAAGAAGGACGCCCCGGCTCCGGCGATGCCGGGCGGCGGCGGCATGGGCGGCATGGACTTCTGA
- the gsiB_22 gene encoding Glutathione-binding protein GsiB precursor, giving the protein MRRRSFLTGALAAAALPRAAFAQTARASVLKYVPQADLTVLDPIGTTAYVTRHHALMVYDQLYGLDSQLKAQPQMVEGHTVEEDGKRWTFKLRDGLKFHDGEPVRGRDCVASIKRWAARDALGQALMARVADMSAPDDRSFVIRLTKPFGALLDALAKVGPPALVVMPERFANTDPFKPITEAIGSGPFKWVPGERLVGARAVYEKFDGYRPREGGTPDWLSGPKIAHFDRVEWLVMPDPATASGALQSGEADWWENPPNDLLPPLERNRNIVSEQLNPLGIMGTGIFNCLHPPFDKPAVRRVVLEAMSQADFMTSVAGTDTSMWREGVGIFPPGTPMASDVGLDAITSKRDMPALREKLKQAGYQGEKVVLMSASDQSSLAAIGEVGHDLLRQLGMNVEFVVSDWGTLVQRRGKKEPPSQGGWNMFHTTWLGLDVVNPAVMQPLRANGAKAWFGWPDIPDLQRLIDAWLDAPDTEAQKRVAADIQKVALEQVPFLPTGQYFSKSVYRRNVTGILKGQIVFWNARRV; this is encoded by the coding sequence ATGCGACGCCGCAGCTTCCTCACCGGAGCCCTCGCCGCGGCCGCCCTGCCGCGTGCCGCCTTCGCGCAGACGGCGCGGGCGAGCGTCCTGAAATACGTGCCCCAGGCCGATCTCACCGTGCTCGACCCGATCGGCACCACGGCCTATGTCACCCGCCACCATGCGCTGATGGTCTATGACCAGCTCTACGGCCTCGACAGCCAGCTCAAGGCCCAGCCGCAGATGGTCGAGGGCCACACCGTGGAGGAGGACGGCAAGCGCTGGACCTTCAAGCTGCGCGACGGGCTGAAGTTCCACGACGGCGAGCCGGTGCGCGGCCGCGACTGCGTCGCCTCGATCAAGCGCTGGGCGGCACGCGACGCGCTCGGCCAGGCCCTGATGGCGCGCGTCGCCGACATGTCGGCCCCGGACGACAGAAGCTTCGTCATCCGCCTGACCAAGCCGTTCGGCGCGCTGCTCGACGCGCTCGCCAAAGTCGGCCCGCCGGCGCTCGTCGTGATGCCGGAGCGCTTCGCCAATACCGACCCGTTCAAGCCGATCACCGAGGCGATCGGCTCCGGCCCGTTCAAATGGGTGCCGGGCGAGCGCCTGGTCGGCGCCCGCGCGGTCTATGAGAAGTTCGACGGCTACCGGCCGCGCGAGGGCGGCACGCCCGACTGGCTGTCGGGCCCGAAGATCGCCCATTTCGACCGGGTCGAATGGCTCGTCATGCCGGATCCGGCGACCGCCTCGGGGGCGCTGCAGAGCGGCGAAGCCGACTGGTGGGAGAACCCGCCCAACGACCTGCTGCCGCCGCTCGAACGCAACCGCAACATCGTCTCCGAGCAGCTCAACCCGCTCGGCATCATGGGCACCGGAATCTTCAACTGCCTGCATCCGCCCTTCGACAAGCCGGCGGTGCGCCGGGTCGTGCTGGAAGCGATGTCGCAGGCCGATTTCATGACCTCGGTCGCCGGCACCGACACCAGCATGTGGCGCGAAGGCGTCGGCATCTTCCCGCCCGGCACGCCGATGGCGAGCGATGTCGGCCTCGACGCGATCACCTCGAAGCGCGACATGCCGGCGCTGCGGGAGAAGCTGAAGCAGGCCGGCTATCAGGGCGAGAAGGTCGTGCTGATGTCGGCGAGCGATCAGTCCTCGCTCGCCGCCATCGGCGAGGTCGGCCACGACCTCCTGCGCCAGCTCGGCATGAACGTCGAGTTCGTCGTGTCCGACTGGGGCACGCTGGTGCAGCGGCGCGGCAAGAAGGAGCCGCCCTCGCAGGGCGGCTGGAACATGTTCCACACCACCTGGCTCGGCCTCGACGTGGTCAATCCGGCAGTCATGCAGCCGCTCAGGGCCAACGGCGCCAAGGCCTGGTTCGGCTGGCCGGACATTCCCGACCTGCAGCGCCTCATCGATGCCTGGCTCGACGCCCCGGACACCGAGGCGCAGAAGCGCGTCGCCGCCGACATCCAGAAGGTGGCGCTGGAACAGGTGCCGTTCCTGCCGACCGGCCAGTATTTCTCGAAGTCGGTCTACCGGCGCAACGTCACGGGCATCCTCAAGGGCCAGATCGTGTTCTGGAACGCTCGCCGCGTCTGA
- a CDS encoding Peptidase inhibitor I78 family protein: protein MMNVLWIRAAALALLLAGTAVVASGPAAAQPAAPGFRPHMPGFRGGEAACRRVLPMARRHVGQPARLVRARFRAPAAIQVRYCMMCTHDYRPNRLTFGLDERNIVRSVSCG from the coding sequence ATGATGAACGTCTTGTGGATCCGCGCCGCGGCGCTCGCCTTGCTGCTCGCCGGCACCGCCGTGGTGGCGTCCGGGCCGGCCGCCGCCCAGCCGGCGGCTCCCGGCTTTCGCCCGCACATGCCCGGTTTCCGGGGCGGGGAAGCGGCCTGTCGGCGCGTGCTGCCCATGGCGCGGCGGCATGTCGGCCAGCCGGCCCGCCTCGTGCGGGCCCGCTTTCGCGCCCCGGCGGCCATCCAGGTGCGCTACTGCATGATGTGCACCCACGACTACCGGCCGAACCGGCTGACCTTCGGCCTCGACGAGCGCAACATCGTGCGCAGCGTGAGCTGCGGCTGA
- the glcA gene encoding Glycolate permease GlcA translates to MWNQVYDPFNNAVLSTIAAAVPVVTLLVLIASGKVKAHIAAIVALVLANLVAIFLFTMPANMSIRASLLGVVTGFFPIGWIVLNVIFLYQVTVRTGRFELLQRAIAGVTPDRRLQLLLIAFAFGAFFEGASGFGTPVAVTGAILIGLGFSPLAASGLSLIANTAPVAYGALGTPIAGLAQVTGFDPYVLGAMVGRQLPFFSVIVPFWLIWAFAGWRGMKEVWPAVLVTGVSFAVPQFLISNYINPWIVDIGASLISMACLIGFLKVWQPRELWLSPALRTRDDSAATMTAAKPIDTTPLTSQQLWGALLPWIIVCIVMLIWGTGWFKSVVNPIFTWNYPVPELHNMINKVAPVAARPTPEGAVFAFTYMSFTGTGMLIAAIISGILMGVSPGGMLAEYGRTLKRCATSLITISAMLAIGTLTRLSGLDATLGLAFAATGLLYPFFGTLLGWLGVALTGSDTASNVLFGNLQKITSEQLGISPILMSAANSSGGVMGKMIDAQSIVVASTATNWFGHEGSILRYVFWHSIVLACLVGVLVMLQAYVWPFSAMVLK, encoded by the coding sequence ATGTGGAACCAGGTCTACGACCCGTTCAACAATGCCGTGCTGTCGACGATAGCCGCCGCCGTGCCGGTGGTGACGCTGCTGGTGCTGATCGCCAGTGGCAAGGTGAAGGCGCATATCGCGGCGATCGTTGCGCTCGTCCTCGCCAATCTGGTGGCGATCTTCCTGTTCACCATGCCGGCCAACATGTCGATCCGCGCCTCGCTGCTCGGCGTCGTCACCGGCTTCTTCCCGATCGGCTGGATCGTGCTCAACGTCATCTTCCTCTACCAGGTGACGGTGAGGACCGGCCGCTTCGAGCTGCTCCAGCGCGCCATCGCCGGCGTCACGCCCGACCGGCGCCTGCAGCTCCTGCTCATCGCCTTCGCCTTCGGCGCCTTCTTCGAAGGGGCCTCCGGCTTCGGCACGCCGGTCGCGGTCACCGGCGCCATCCTCATCGGCCTCGGCTTCTCGCCGCTCGCCGCCTCCGGCCTGTCGCTGATCGCCAATACCGCGCCGGTCGCCTATGGCGCGCTCGGCACGCCGATCGCCGGCCTTGCCCAGGTGACCGGCTTCGATCCCTACGTGCTCGGCGCCATGGTCGGCCGGCAATTGCCGTTCTTCTCGGTGATCGTGCCGTTCTGGCTGATCTGGGCCTTCGCCGGCTGGCGCGGCATGAAGGAGGTCTGGCCGGCGGTGCTGGTCACCGGCGTCTCCTTCGCGGTGCCGCAGTTCCTCATCTCCAACTACATCAACCCCTGGATCGTCGACATCGGCGCCTCGCTGATCTCGATGGCCTGCCTCATCGGCTTCCTGAAAGTATGGCAGCCGCGCGAGCTCTGGCTGTCGCCGGCCCTGCGCACGCGCGACGATTCGGCCGCCACCATGACCGCCGCCAAGCCGATCGACACGACGCCGCTGACCAGCCAGCAATTGTGGGGCGCGCTGCTGCCCTGGATCATCGTCTGCATCGTCATGCTGATCTGGGGCACCGGCTGGTTCAAGAGCGTGGTCAATCCGATCTTCACCTGGAACTATCCGGTCCCCGAACTGCACAACATGATCAACAAGGTGGCGCCGGTGGCCGCGCGGCCGACGCCGGAAGGCGCGGTCTTCGCCTTCACCTACATGTCGTTCACCGGCACCGGCATGCTGATCGCAGCGATCATTTCCGGCATCCTGATGGGCGTCTCGCCGGGCGGCATGCTGGCCGAATACGGCCGGACGCTGAAGCGCTGCGCGACCTCGCTGATCACCATCTCGGCCATGCTGGCGATCGGCACGCTCACCCGCCTGTCCGGCCTCGATGCGACGCTCGGCCTCGCCTTCGCCGCGACCGGCCTGCTCTACCCGTTCTTCGGCACCCTGCTCGGCTGGCTCGGCGTGGCGCTGACCGGTTCGGACACCGCCTCCAACGTGCTGTTCGGCAACCTGCAGAAGATCACCTCCGAGCAGCTCGGCATCTCGCCGATCCTGATGAGCGCGGCCAATTCATCCGGCGGCGTCATGGGCAAGATGATCGATGCCCAGTCGATCGTGGTCGCCTCGACGGCCACCAACTGGTTCGGTCACGAAGGCTCGATCCTGCGCTACGTGTTCTGGCACTCGATCGTGCTGGCCTGCCTCGTCGGCGTGCTCGTCATGCTGCAGGCCTATGTCTGGCCGTTCAGCGCCATGGTGCTGAAGTAG
- the yqjF gene encoding Inner membrane protein YqjF: MLDKLFDNPALNNLIKLAARILIAAIFIQAGFNKIPGYAGTAGYMASAGVPSALLPLVIAVELVGGLMILVGFQTRLVAFLLAGFCLLSAWLFHFQPGNTGQMLQFMKNLAIAGGFLQMVATGPGAWSIDGRGRS, from the coding sequence ATGCTCGACAAACTGTTCGACAATCCGGCGCTGAACAACCTGATCAAGCTCGCGGCGCGCATCCTGATCGCGGCGATCTTCATCCAGGCCGGCTTCAACAAGATCCCCGGCTATGCCGGCACGGCCGGCTACATGGCCTCGGCGGGCGTGCCGAGCGCGCTGCTGCCGCTGGTCATCGCGGTCGAGCTCGTCGGCGGCCTGATGATCCTCGTCGGCTTCCAGACGCGGCTCGTCGCCTTCCTGCTCGCCGGCTTCTGCCTGCTGTCGGCCTGGCTGTTCCACTTCCAGCCCGGCAATACCGGCCAGATGCTGCAGTTCATGAAGAACCTGGCGATTGCCGGCGGCTTCCTGCAGATGGTCGCGACCGGGCCGGGGGCCTGGTCGATCGACGGCCGCGGCCGGAGCTGA
- the dpnA_1 gene encoding Modification methylase DpnIIB: protein MRLNLNGTARSGDRVRAVRSPSLVPDQEVGIGLGNRIVVGDCVAALDALPAASVDLIFADPPYNLQLQGALHRPDDSLVDAVDDDWDQFESFAAYDAFTRAWLKAARRVLKPDGALWVIGSYHNIFRVGTALQDLGFWVLNDVIWRKANPMPNFRGRRFTNAHETLIWASRDAKARYTFNYEALKAGNEDVQVRSDWFIPLCTGDERLKDGAGRKLHPTQKPEALIARVLLAASKAGDVVLDPFFGSGTTGAVAKRLGRRFIGIERDPAYAAAAEARIASIEPLPEDSLAAFTTAREAPRVAFASLVERGLVQPGTVLTDEKRRYAATVRADGSLMSGPQVGSIHKIGALVQGAQACNGWTFWHVNDNGLLSPIDALRARIREEMGVR from the coding sequence ATGCGTCTGAATTTGAACGGAACCGCCCGATCAGGTGACCGCGTACGGGCGGTCCGTTCACCTTCACTGGTCCCGGACCAGGAGGTCGGCATCGGCCTCGGCAACCGCATCGTGGTCGGCGACTGCGTCGCCGCGCTCGATGCCCTGCCGGCCGCCTCGGTGGACCTCATCTTTGCCGATCCGCCCTACAATCTGCAGCTGCAGGGCGCGCTGCACCGGCCCGACGACAGCCTGGTCGATGCCGTCGACGACGACTGGGACCAGTTCGAGAGCTTCGCCGCCTACGACGCCTTCACCCGCGCCTGGCTGAAGGCCGCCCGTCGGGTGCTCAAGCCCGACGGCGCGCTCTGGGTGATCGGCTCCTATCACAACATTTTCCGTGTCGGCACGGCGTTGCAGGACCTCGGCTTCTGGGTGCTCAACGACGTCATCTGGCGCAAGGCGAACCCGATGCCGAACTTCCGCGGCCGGCGCTTCACCAATGCCCACGAGACCCTGATCTGGGCCTCGCGCGACGCCAAGGCGCGCTACACCTTCAACTACGAGGCGCTGAAGGCCGGCAACGAGGACGTGCAGGTCCGTTCCGACTGGTTCATTCCGCTCTGCACCGGCGACGAGCGCCTGAAGGACGGCGCCGGCCGCAAGCTGCATCCGACGCAGAAGCCCGAGGCGCTGATCGCCCGGGTGCTGCTCGCCGCGTCCAAGGCGGGCGACGTCGTCCTCGATCCATTCTTCGGTTCCGGCACGACCGGGGCCGTTGCCAAGCGCCTCGGCCGGCGGTTCATCGGGATCGAACGCGATCCCGCCTATGCCGCAGCGGCCGAGGCGCGCATTGCTTCCATCGAGCCTCTGCCGGAGGACAGCCTCGCCGCCTTCACCACCGCGCGCGAAGCGCCGAGGGTCGCCTTCGCCTCGCTGGTCGAGCGCGGCCTCGTGCAGCCGGGCACGGTGCTGACCGACGAGAAGCGCCGCTACGCCGCGACCGTACGCGCGGACGGCTCGCTGATGAGCGGTCCGCAGGTCGGCTCGATCCACAAGATCGGCGCCCTCGTCCAGGGCGCCCAGGCCTGCAACGGCTGGACCTTCTGGCACGTCAACGACAACGGTCTGCTGTCGCCGATCGATGCGCTGCGCGCCCGCATCCGCGAGGAGATGGGCGTGCGCTGA
- a CDS encoding Putative neutral zinc metallopeptidase — MRYDDFRRSDNVEDRRGGGGGGGLPGGPAGIGIGGMIVIGLISYMTGINPAVLLSGYDAVTGGGRQTQQQQQQPSRQGAPNDQMGDFVAAVLGSTEDAWTKIFQEAGRRYEAPGLVMFTRGTRSGCGAAQSAMGPFYCPNDRKVYLDTAFFQELTTRFRGCTGEAQACQFSYAYVVAHEIGHHVQNLMGLLDRVHQAQQQSGSEAQSNALQVRVELQADCFAGVWAYHTQQRSRFMDENDVRAAMQTAAAIGDDMLQKRSQGYVVPDSFTHGSSEQRQRWFMTGLRSGQISACNTFQAQQL; from the coding sequence ATGCGTTACGATGATTTCCGGCGTTCCGACAATGTCGAGGACAGGCGCGGCGGCGGCGGAGGCGGCGGCCTTCCCGGCGGCCCGGCCGGAATCGGCATTGGCGGCATGATCGTCATCGGCCTGATTTCCTACATGACCGGCATCAATCCGGCGGTGCTGCTCAGCGGCTACGACGCGGTGACCGGCGGCGGGCGGCAGACGCAGCAACAGCAGCAGCAGCCGTCGCGGCAGGGCGCGCCGAACGACCAGATGGGCGATTTCGTCGCCGCCGTGCTCGGCTCGACCGAGGACGCCTGGACCAAGATCTTCCAGGAGGCCGGACGGCGCTACGAGGCGCCGGGCCTCGTCATGTTCACGCGCGGAACACGCTCGGGCTGCGGCGCGGCGCAATCGGCCATGGGCCCGTTCTATTGCCCGAATGACCGCAAGGTCTATCTCGACACCGCCTTCTTCCAGGAACTGACCACCCGCTTCCGCGGCTGCACGGGCGAGGCGCAGGCCTGCCAGTTCTCCTATGCCTATGTGGTGGCGCACGAGATCGGCCATCACGTACAGAACCTGATGGGCCTGCTCGACCGCGTGCATCAGGCGCAGCAGCAGTCCGGCAGCGAGGCCCAGTCCAACGCGCTGCAGGTGCGGGTGGAGCTGCAGGCCGACTGTTTCGCCGGCGTCTGGGCCTATCACACCCAGCAGCGCTCGCGCTTCATGGACGAGAACGACGTGCGGGCCGCCATGCAGACGGCGGCGGCGATCGGCGACGACATGCTGCAGAAGCGCTCGCAGGGCTATGTCGTGCCCGACAGCTTCACCCATGGCTCGTCCGAGCAGCGCCAGCGCTGGTTCATGACCGGCCTGCGGTCCGGCCAGATCAGCGCCTGCAACACCTTCCAGGCCCAGCAGCTCTGA
- a CDS encoding OmpA-like transmembrane domain protein, translated as MKQLISGIVLAAAAAIPAIAADMPVAVPAAFADAAPAYRWTGLYAGISGGHGWGTMRQGWTTSYYSGLGVYDGDMADSQRANGWLIGGTIGYNHQINRMVLGLEADFSLTGMKSNASAFETDVWQPGDRVDQRWSNGISWLSTIRGRLGFTVDRFLVYATGGLAIAKGTDRTEANYDDGAGRTANVVSRDSKTHLGWVLGAGVEAAITPQITAKLEYLHVDLGTQTYRNDLRAILIYANARISADIVRAGVNYRF; from the coding sequence ATGAAACAGCTCATTTCCGGCATCGTCCTTGCCGCCGCGGCGGCGATACCCGCCATCGCCGCCGACATGCCCGTCGCCGTGCCGGCCGCTTTCGCCGATGCCGCGCCGGCCTATCGCTGGACCGGGCTCTATGCCGGCATCAGCGGCGGCCACGGCTGGGGCACGATGCGGCAGGGCTGGACCACCTCCTATTATTCCGGCCTCGGCGTCTATGACGGCGACATGGCCGACTCGCAGCGGGCCAATGGCTGGCTGATCGGCGGCACGATCGGCTACAACCACCAGATCAACCGGATGGTGCTCGGCCTCGAGGCCGACTTCTCGCTGACCGGCATGAAGAGCAATGCCAGCGCTTTCGAGACCGATGTCTGGCAGCCGGGCGACCGGGTCGACCAGCGCTGGTCGAACGGCATCAGCTGGCTCTCCACCATCCGCGGCCGCCTCGGCTTCACGGTCGACCGCTTCCTCGTCTACGCCACCGGCGGTCTCGCCATCGCCAAGGGCACCGACCGGACCGAGGCCAACTACGACGACGGCGCCGGCCGGACCGCCAACGTCGTTTCGCGCGATTCCAAGACCCATCTCGGCTGGGTTCTCGGCGCGGGCGTCGAAGCCGCGATCACGCCGCAGATCACCGCCAAGCTCGAATATCTGCACGTCGATCTCGGCACGCAGACCTATCGCAACGACCTGCGCGCCATCCTCATCTATGCCAATGCCCGGATCAGCGCGGACATCGTCCGGGCCGGCGTCAACTACCGCTTCTGA
- the eamA_4 gene encoding putative amino-acid metabolite efflux pump, with protein sequence MRPIDAALALAVTLIWGIAFVVTRTALDSFSPALLMVLRFALSALPVLLVARPAIGWPRLAAIGAMLFLGQFLFQFVGIAQGVPPGLAAVIVQSQALFTVAFSAALFGQVPGRRQVAGLLMAGGGLLAIAATSGAEFSFAAFLLILVSPVSFAFGNILMKRAGPVDMVALVAWASLVPPLPGLALALATEGPGGMGQALAGASAASWLAALYLGLVATTLGYALWGRLIARYPAATVAPFALMVPFVGAGASALVFGEAFGPLRLAGMALVLAGLAMLLTGPRPAGLSR encoded by the coding sequence ATGAGGCCCATCGATGCCGCCCTCGCGCTCGCGGTCACCCTGATCTGGGGCATCGCCTTCGTCGTCACCCGCACGGCGCTCGACAGCTTCTCGCCAGCGCTGCTGATGGTGCTGCGCTTTGCCCTCTCGGCCCTGCCCGTGCTCTTGGTGGCGCGGCCCGCCATCGGCTGGCCGCGGCTCGCGGCAATCGGGGCGATGCTGTTCCTCGGCCAGTTCCTGTTCCAGTTCGTCGGCATCGCCCAGGGCGTGCCGCCAGGTCTCGCCGCGGTGATCGTCCAGAGTCAGGCGCTCTTCACCGTAGCCTTTTCGGCAGCCCTGTTCGGCCAGGTGCCGGGCAGGCGGCAGGTGGCCGGGCTGCTCATGGCCGGCGGCGGCCTCCTCGCCATCGCGGCGACCAGCGGCGCCGAGTTTTCGTTCGCCGCCTTCCTCCTGATCCTCGTTTCGCCCGTCAGTTTCGCCTTCGGCAACATCCTGATGAAACGGGCGGGGCCGGTCGACATGGTCGCGCTCGTCGCCTGGGCCAGCCTCGTCCCGCCCCTGCCCGGCCTTGCGCTGGCGCTTGCGACAGAGGGCCCCGGCGGCATGGGCCAGGCACTGGCCGGCGCCTCTGCGGCGAGCTGGCTCGCCGCGCTCTATCTCGGCCTCGTCGCCACGACCCTCGGCTATGCGCTCTGGGGTCGGCTCATCGCCCGCTATCCGGCCGCGACGGTCGCGCCTTTCGCGCTGATGGTGCCCTTTGTCGGGGCCGGCGCCTCGGCGCTCGTGTTCGGGGAAGCCTTCGGCCCGCTGCGCCTCGCCGGCATGGCCCTGGTGCTCGCAGGCCTCGCCATGCTGCTGACCGGACCGCGGCCGGCCGGCCTCAGCCGTTGA
- the degU_2 gene encoding Transcriptional regulatory protein DegU encodes MLDATTATYRIVIADDHPLFRGALREAVTGLGVRLAIAEAGSFAEMSDLIGAGPDVDLVLLDLAMPGVKGFSGLMYLRAQYPGVPVVIVSATEDVDVIRRCFEFGASGFIPKTLGTEAMREAVRLVLDGGTYVPADVDLAANSDSEGARLVARLASLTPQQVRVLMMLSEGLLNKQIAYELTVSEATVKAHVSAILTKLGVDSRTQAVIAASKIAAEGWPGQALNG; translated from the coding sequence ATGCTGGATGCGACGACCGCGACCTATCGGATCGTCATTGCCGACGATCATCCCCTGTTCCGCGGCGCCCTGCGCGAGGCGGTGACCGGGCTTGGCGTGCGTCTGGCGATCGCCGAGGCCGGATCCTTCGCCGAAATGTCCGACCTGATCGGCGCCGGGCCCGACGTCGATCTCGTCCTGCTCGACCTCGCCATGCCGGGCGTGAAGGGCTTTTCCGGGCTGATGTATCTGCGCGCGCAATATCCCGGCGTGCCGGTGGTGATCGTCTCGGCCACCGAGGATGTCGACGTCATCAGGCGCTGTTTCGAATTCGGCGCCTCCGGCTTCATTCCGAAGACGCTCGGCACCGAGGCGATGCGCGAGGCGGTGCGCCTCGTTCTCGACGGCGGCACCTATGTGCCTGCCGATGTCGACCTGGCGGCCAACAGCGATTCCGAGGGGGCGCGGCTGGTGGCGCGGCTTGCAAGCCTCACGCCGCAGCAGGTTCGCGTTCTCATGATGCTGTCGGAAGGCCTGCTCAACAAGCAGATCGCCTATGAGCTCACCGTCTCGGAAGCGACCGTGAAGGCCCATGTCTCGGCGATCCTGACCAAGCTCGGCGTCGACAGCCGCACGCAGGCGGTCATCGCCGCATCCAAGATCGCTGCCGAAGGCTGGCCGGGCCAGGCGCTCAACGGCTGA